A genomic window from Pseudomonadales bacterium includes:
- the pilV gene encoding type IV pilus modification protein PilV: MSTAPRHNTRHLRASSRRQGGLSMIELLVAVLVLGIGVLGITALQMVSLQNNRAALFRAEAVQLAYDMMDRIRANPIGAAVPGQAYGGVALAAVPADPPALCHQAQCTEVQMVAFDLAMWKCSLGGLNDEQVCIDLRTAGALPPQNEQPGLPNGLGSIAVDAATGVVTVVVRWQEPDGQLRNISIDSQS; encoded by the coding sequence GTGAGTACCGCACCAAGACATAACACCCGTCATTTGCGGGCGTCGAGCCGACGTCAGGGCGGACTGTCCATGATCGAACTGCTGGTCGCCGTGCTGGTGCTGGGTATCGGTGTGCTCGGCATCACTGCGCTGCAGATGGTCAGCCTGCAGAACAACCGCGCGGCCCTGTTCCGGGCCGAGGCAGTACAGCTGGCCTACGACATGATGGATCGGATTCGGGCGAATCCCATCGGCGCTGCGGTTCCTGGTCAGGCTTACGGCGGGGTTGCACTCGCTGCGGTGCCTGCTGATCCGCCGGCGTTGTGTCACCAGGCACAGTGCACGGAAGTGCAGATGGTGGCTTTCGACCTGGCCATGTGGAAGTGCTCTCTGGGCGGGCTGAACGACGAACAGGTCTGCATCGACCTGCGTACTGCGGGGGCACTGCCGCCACAGAACGAACAACCCGGCCTGCCCAACGGTCTGGGCTCGATTGCTGTGGATGCCGCAACCGGCGTCGTGACGGTGGTTGTCAGATGGCAGGAGCCGGATGGCCAGCTGCGCAACATCTCCATCGACAGTCAGAGTTAG
- the lspA gene encoding signal peptidase II, which yields MSAVPVGWTRWLLLSGAVVVLDQLTKFWVVSTLAHGDRIAVLPVFSWVRWHNEGAAFSMLADGSGWQRWLFVALAIGFTLFIVIELRRLNPANHFMGVVYALVLGGALGNMVDRLWQGYVVDFLLVHYQDWYFPAFNVADMALSIGAGLWILALLLEYLRERKQP from the coding sequence ATGAGCGCAGTACCGGTGGGTTGGACCCGCTGGCTGCTGCTCAGTGGCGCGGTGGTGGTGCTCGATCAGCTGACCAAGTTCTGGGTGGTGAGCACACTCGCCCATGGCGATCGGATTGCGGTCCTGCCGGTGTTCAGCTGGGTTCGCTGGCATAACGAAGGCGCCGCATTTTCGATGCTGGCGGACGGCAGTGGCTGGCAACGCTGGCTGTTTGTGGCGCTTGCCATCGGGTTTACCCTGTTCATCGTGATCGAGCTGCGCCGGTTGAACCCCGCCAATCACTTCATGGGTGTGGTCTATGCCCTGGTGCTCGGTGGTGCGCTCGGCAATATGGTCGATCGCCTGTGGCAGGGTTATGTGGTCGACTTCCTGCTGGTGCACTATCAGGACTGGTATTTTCCCGCGTTCAACGTGGCCGACATGGCATTGTCGATCGGTGCAGGATTATGGATCCTCGCCTTGCTGCTCGAGTATCTGCGCGAGCGTAAACAGCCTTGA
- a CDS encoding peptidylprolyl isomerase has product MSQKEDNSPGLIGRASDRRVRPGDRITLHFSVLLETGEEVDTTRRGRPATFEFGDGQLLPGFESALLGMQAGDDAQLRIAAEDAFGTHKAENVQTLSRGQFGADVVPEPGLIVSFAGPGGELPGVVRAVNQSTVEVDFNHPLAGRVIVFDVSILDVADGEAGRSRVDA; this is encoded by the coding sequence TTGAGCCAAAAAGAAGACAACAGCCCGGGTCTGATCGGTCGTGCGTCGGATCGGCGGGTGCGCCCTGGAGACAGAATCACCCTGCATTTCTCTGTGCTTCTGGAGACCGGCGAGGAAGTCGATACCACCCGTCGCGGCAGACCCGCCACCTTCGAGTTTGGTGATGGTCAGCTCCTGCCGGGTTTCGAAAGTGCGCTGCTCGGCATGCAGGCGGGGGACGATGCCCAGTTGCGCATTGCCGCAGAAGACGCCTTCGGTACACACAAGGCAGAGAACGTACAGACCCTTTCCAGGGGCCAGTTCGGTGCGGATGTGGTGCCTGAGCCCGGGCTGATCGTGTCCTTCGCGGGGCCGGGTGGCGAACTGCCCGGTGTGGTGCGTGCTGTGAACCAGAGCACAGTTGAAGTCGATTTCAATCATCCGCTGGCGGGTCGGGTGATAGTCTTCGATGTCTCGATCCTCGACGTTGCAGATGGCGAGGCAGGACGCAGTCGGGTCGATGCGTAG
- a CDS encoding PilW family protein, whose protein sequence is MDRRMLTRDSTKLRGMVSGSISRRHSGGFSMVELILALGLGLVVTAGIVQLFVGNNQTYSLLTGQSRLQESARYAMEFITQSARSAGYFGCDPENDKIYNTLNGPWTSLYEMDLTNPIQAYNYTGNGTATGPGDWTPTLAPLPRVAGPATNMVNAGTGIDLTTVIPGTDFLVFRRVEIPGAPIAGIVQPNTNPIVVIDEGDFDFAVNDFAVISNCEQAALFRITGVAAGPAAPSGEPTFSLTRGAGAGIYENAAGRTLSDEGIPYGTGVNGQATTVGRVITDIYYIARGAGVNNRGQNPRALWRRSGTTAPVELVEGVENLQVLVGIDNTPTDNNNSANRYIDFNALGATDIVRSLRIEVTTSTVDVVTDGNAPVSRTFVQTISMRNA, encoded by the coding sequence ATGGACAGACGAATGCTGACTCGGGACAGCACGAAGCTGCGGGGAATGGTCAGCGGATCGATCAGCAGGCGCCACAGCGGCGGTTTCTCCATGGTCGAACTGATTCTCGCGCTGGGGCTCGGGCTGGTGGTCACCGCCGGCATCGTGCAGCTTTTTGTCGGCAATAATCAGACCTACAGCCTGCTGACCGGCCAGTCCCGGCTGCAGGAGAGTGCGCGTTACGCGATGGAGTTCATCACCCAGTCTGCGCGCAGTGCCGGTTACTTCGGCTGCGATCCGGAAAACGACAAGATATACAACACGCTCAACGGTCCCTGGACCAGCCTCTACGAGATGGATCTGACCAATCCGATTCAGGCTTATAACTACACGGGTAACGGCACCGCCACCGGACCAGGCGACTGGACACCGACCCTGGCGCCGCTGCCCCGGGTCGCCGGCCCTGCCACCAACATGGTGAATGCGGGCACCGGCATCGATCTCACCACAGTGATTCCAGGCACGGACTTTCTGGTGTTCCGCCGGGTGGAAATCCCCGGTGCGCCGATTGCCGGCATCGTGCAGCCCAATACCAACCCGATCGTGGTCATAGACGAAGGGGATTTCGATTTTGCGGTCAATGACTTTGCGGTGATCAGCAACTGTGAGCAGGCCGCTCTGTTCCGGATCACGGGTGTCGCAGCCGGTCCCGCGGCTCCCAGCGGTGAGCCGACCTTCAGTCTGACTCGAGGCGCGGGCGCAGGTATCTACGAGAATGCCGCGGGCCGCACACTCTCCGATGAAGGCATCCCCTACGGTACCGGGGTGAACGGTCAGGCCACGACGGTCGGCCGGGTCATCACGGATATCTATTACATTGCCCGGGGTGCCGGTGTGAACAACCGGGGCCAGAATCCCCGCGCGCTGTGGCGCCGGTCAGGAACGACGGCACCGGTGGAACTGGTGGAGGGTGTGGAAAACCTGCAGGTGCTGGTCGGCATCGACAACACGCCCACCGATAACAATAACTCCGCCAATCGCTACATCGACTTCAATGCGCTGGGTGCTACGGACATCGTCCGCTCGCTGCGCATCGAGGTCACCACCTCTACCGTGGACGTGGTCACCGACGGCAATGCCCCGGTAAGCCGGACCTTTGTCCAGACCATCAGCATGCGGAACGCCTGA
- a CDS encoding type IV pilin protein → MKSIRSKGEGFTLIELMVALAIMAIVAAVAMPIYSQYSNRTYRSEAQSDLLNCAQALERLASINFSYAGAADTDADGVPDADAGVIASTLCDARSVRAGRYAITVTGNDTAFTLTATPVGGTDQARLLTLNSAGVRGWDEDGAGGIEADELDWEEG, encoded by the coding sequence ATGAAATCCATCCGCAGCAAGGGCGAGGGCTTTACCCTCATCGAGCTTATGGTCGCGCTGGCCATCATGGCGATCGTGGCCGCAGTCGCGATGCCCATTTACAGCCAGTATTCGAACCGCACCTACCGCTCCGAAGCCCAGTCCGACCTGCTCAACTGCGCTCAGGCGCTCGAGCGCCTGGCCAGCATCAATTTTTCCTACGCCGGCGCTGCCGATACGGACGCGGATGGTGTGCCGGATGCAGACGCAGGAGTCATAGCTTCCACCTTGTGTGACGCCCGCTCGGTGCGTGCCGGCCGCTATGCCATCACGGTCACCGGTAACGACACCGCCTTCACCCTTACTGCGACGCCGGTTGGCGGCACCGACCAGGCCCGGCTGCTCACGCTGAATTCTGCCGGGGTGCGCGGCTGGGATGAAGACGGTGCCGGTGGCATTGAAGCAGACGAACTGGACTGGGAAGAGGGCTGA
- the rpsT gene encoding 30S ribosomal protein S20 codes for MANSAQARKRARQSEKRRRHNASQRSMVRTYIKRVEAAILGGDQAAARTQLETAIPVIDRMVGHGILHKNKAARHKSRLSARISALSA; via the coding sequence TTGGCCAATAGTGCACAAGCCCGCAAGCGCGCGCGGCAATCTGAAAAACGTCGCCGGCACAACGCCAGCCAGCGTTCCATGGTTCGCACCTACATCAAGCGGGTTGAAGCCGCCATCCTCGGAGGCGACCAGGCCGCGGCAAGAACTCAACTCGAAACCGCAATCCCCGTGATCGACCGCATGGTCGGCCATGGCATCCTGCACAAGAACAAGGCAGCCCGTCACAAGTCCCGCCTCAGTGCGCGGATCAGCGCGCTCAGCGCCTGA
- the ribF gene encoding bifunctional riboflavin kinase/FAD synthetase: MEIVHGTYSLKARHKGCVLTVGNFDGVHLGHLHLLEALFAKSRALDAPSMLLTFEPQPREFFAGTKVPARLTRFREKITLLGRTQLDRVLCMPFNERTRNTPAEWVVDELFHRMLGVRHVVVGDDFRFGRDQTGDFALLEASGKQHGFGVSHVGTVSVDGERVSSTRIREVLRAGDFALAERLLGHAYFIMGRVVYGRQLGRTLGVPTANIRLQRYRAALEGVYAVRIRGLEKPYEGVANIGVRPTVDGREPLLEVHLFDFQGDLYGRLLTVEFVRKIREERTFDGLDSLKHQIHADIRTAREAFAGR, encoded by the coding sequence ATGGAAATCGTGCACGGCACCTACAGTCTTAAAGCCCGCCACAAAGGCTGTGTGCTGACCGTGGGCAACTTCGATGGGGTGCACCTGGGTCATCTGCACCTTCTCGAAGCGCTGTTCGCAAAGTCCCGGGCACTCGACGCCCCGAGCATGCTGCTGACCTTCGAACCCCAGCCGCGGGAGTTCTTCGCCGGTACCAAGGTGCCGGCGCGGCTGACCAGATTCCGGGAAAAAATCACCCTGCTCGGCCGCACTCAACTCGACCGGGTGCTCTGCATGCCTTTCAACGAACGAACCCGCAATACCCCGGCCGAGTGGGTAGTGGATGAGCTCTTCCACAGAATGCTCGGCGTACGCCACGTGGTCGTGGGTGATGACTTCCGGTTCGGCAGGGACCAGACCGGTGACTTCGCCCTGCTCGAAGCATCGGGAAAGCAGCACGGCTTCGGTGTGAGTCATGTAGGTACCGTGTCGGTGGATGGTGAGCGGGTCAGCAGTACACGGATACGGGAGGTTCTCCGTGCGGGTGACTTCGCCCTCGCCGAGCGGCTGCTGGGCCACGCCTACTTCATCATGGGCAGAGTGGTATATGGACGCCAGCTCGGGCGCACACTGGGTGTGCCCACGGCAAACATCCGGCTGCAGCGGTACCGGGCTGCACTCGAGGGGGTTTACGCGGTGCGGATCCGGGGGCTGGAGAAACCGTATGAGGGCGTGGCCAACATCGGTGTGCGGCCCACGGTGGATGGCAGGGAACCCCTGCTGGAAGTGCATCTGTTCGACTTCCAGGGAGACCTCTACGGACGGCTGCTCACGGTCGAATTCGTGCGCAAGATCCGCGAGGAGCGGACCTTCGACGGTCTGGATTCTCTCAAACATCAGATACACGCGGATATCCGCACAGCCCGGGAGGCATTTGCCGGTCGATGA
- the murJ gene encoding murein biosynthesis integral membrane protein MurJ encodes MSTGPETTGPGPGQNVARQGSVVSAMTLISRISGFLRDVVLSNFFGAGAIADAFFVAFRIPNFFRRLFAEGAFNQAFVPVLARYREGGREELTTFIRIMSGNLALVLLGVVLAGVLLAPGLITLFAPGFIGDDERFSLATVMVRITFPYLGLISLTAFAGALFNSHHRYAIPAFTPVLLNLSLMSAALFATSLFATPVFALAWGVFFAGVAQLLFQLPGLRRLGLLHLPKVDFRHEGVRRVGRLLVPAIFAASASQINTLIDTMLASTLITGSISWLYYADRLLELPIGLVAVALGTVLLPNLSRLDSSADLAGFRATLDWGIRVGLFLGVPAAVALYVLALPLIAGIFLHGALSVIDARMAALALQAFAVGLLPMVLVKVLAPAFFARQDTMTPFRIARLAIGVNILLNLALFRILGHVGLALATSVSAWVNALLLWRTLAAEGRLELSRTTRIALARCGLAALTMAGGLVWLIPESGQFLTMSVLERGVWLGLAVVGGAAIYVLTHLLTGSRPAELLHRA; translated from the coding sequence ATGTCAACCGGGCCTGAGACGACAGGCCCGGGGCCTGGTCAGAATGTCGCCCGTCAGGGGTCGGTGGTATCGGCCATGACCCTGATCTCCCGGATCAGCGGTTTCCTGCGGGATGTGGTGCTGTCGAACTTTTTCGGAGCAGGCGCGATAGCCGACGCCTTCTTCGTTGCTTTCCGGATCCCGAATTTTTTCCGCCGGCTGTTTGCGGAAGGGGCCTTCAATCAGGCCTTCGTGCCTGTGCTTGCCCGTTATCGGGAGGGAGGCCGGGAGGAGCTGACGACATTCATCCGGATCATGTCGGGCAATCTGGCCCTGGTGCTCCTGGGTGTCGTACTTGCCGGGGTGCTGCTTGCGCCGGGACTCATTACCCTCTTTGCCCCGGGTTTTATCGGCGACGACGAGCGGTTCAGCCTGGCCACTGTGATGGTGCGCATTACCTTCCCGTATCTCGGGCTGATTTCACTCACGGCCTTTGCCGGTGCGCTGTTCAACAGCCATCACCGCTATGCGATTCCCGCGTTCACCCCGGTTCTGCTGAACCTCTCCCTCATGTCGGCGGCGCTGTTTGCGACCAGCCTTTTCGCGACTCCTGTGTTTGCTCTGGCATGGGGTGTGTTCTTCGCCGGTGTCGCACAACTGCTCTTCCAGCTGCCCGGTCTGCGCAGGCTGGGTCTGCTGCATCTGCCGAAGGTGGACTTCCGGCATGAGGGGGTACGGCGGGTCGGCCGGCTGCTGGTGCCGGCGATTTTTGCGGCCTCGGCGAGCCAGATCAACACACTCATCGATACCATGCTGGCCTCGACGCTGATCACCGGCAGCATTTCCTGGCTCTACTACGCAGACAGGCTGCTGGAACTGCCGATTGGTCTGGTGGCGGTGGCATTAGGGACCGTGCTGCTGCCCAATCTGTCGCGCCTCGACAGCAGTGCGGACCTGGCCGGCTTCCGGGCGACGCTGGACTGGGGCATCCGGGTCGGTCTGTTTCTCGGTGTGCCTGCGGCGGTTGCGCTTTATGTGCTCGCGCTGCCACTGATCGCCGGGATTTTTCTGCACGGTGCGCTGAGTGTGATCGATGCGCGGATGGCGGCACTCGCACTGCAGGCGTTCGCAGTGGGCCTGCTGCCGATGGTGCTGGTGAAAGTACTGGCACCGGCCTTTTTTGCGCGCCAGGACACCATGACGCCGTTCCGGATTGCACGACTTGCGATCGGGGTCAACATCCTGCTCAACCTGGCGCTGTTCAGGATTCTCGGTCATGTCGGACTGGCGCTGGCCACTTCTGTTTCTGCCTGGGTTAATGCACTGCTGCTGTGGCGCACGCTGGCTGCCGAGGGCCGTCTTGAACTTTCCCGAACCACCCGCATTGCACTGGCGCGCTGTGGGCTCGCCGCGCTGACCATGGCAGGCGGTCTGGTGTGGCTGATTCCCGAGTCCGGGCAGTTCCTGACCATGAGCGTGCTCGAGCGCGGTGTCTGGCTGGGGCTGGCAGTAGTGGGGGGAGCAGCCATCTATGTGCTGACGCATCTCCTCACCGGCTCGCGTCCGGCCGAGCTGCTGCATCGTGCCTGA
- a CDS encoding GspH/FimT family pseudopilin has translation MSNKRRITAFTIIELMVAMAIAGVLLGMALPAFNGLMEQRAMTTRVNDFVLAVHYARSEAAKLGGVVSVQTVDASDSDNEWGPGYCVTIGNPGNCNAPLRMFGGMDDMTLNALGAYNDETALSFNARGLLTLDAAGSFNLCSTDATVNPGRQIDLNRIGRTTSTALVCP, from the coding sequence ATGTCAAATAAACGGCGCATAACCGCCTTCACCATCATCGAACTCATGGTCGCGATGGCCATTGCCGGGGTGCTCCTCGGCATGGCGCTGCCCGCGTTCAACGGTCTGATGGAACAGCGGGCGATGACCACCCGGGTCAATGACTTCGTGCTCGCCGTCCACTACGCCCGCAGCGAGGCCGCCAAGCTGGGTGGGGTGGTGAGTGTGCAGACCGTGGATGCGTCGGACAGCGACAACGAATGGGGCCCCGGCTACTGCGTGACGATCGGCAATCCGGGCAACTGTAACGCCCCTCTGCGGATGTTCGGTGGCATGGACGACATGACGCTGAATGCCCTGGGTGCCTACAACGACGAGACCGCCCTCAGCTTCAATGCCCGAGGTCTGCTGACTCTGGATGCCGCCGGCTCGTTCAACCTCTGCAGCACAGACGCGACGGTGAATCCTGGTCGGCAGATTGATCTGAACCGGATCGGAAGAACCACCAGCACCGCGCTGGTCTGTCCATAG
- a CDS encoding PilX N-terminal domain-containing pilus assembly protein: MRQNLRLRQPLLPSRLSQRGVALFISLVLLLVLTVAGISAVQTTSLEERMARNTHDTLLAFQSAESALREAERWITANVNSVAQFTDAGANGLWTGMPYDEADQRWEEDIWADGSAQSIASASAVAGVASQPRFIIEWVATVQRDENPNLLGSSYTAVFDRIEIFRITARGVGGTPNARVMLQGTFGMIF; the protein is encoded by the coding sequence ATGAGACAGAATCTCCGCCTTCGTCAGCCCCTTCTGCCGTCCCGGCTCAGCCAGCGCGGTGTGGCCCTGTTCATCAGCCTGGTGCTGCTGCTGGTACTGACTGTCGCTGGCATTTCAGCCGTGCAGACCACCAGCCTGGAAGAGCGCATGGCGCGCAACACACACGACACCCTGCTGGCCTTTCAGTCGGCGGAATCTGCACTGCGGGAAGCGGAACGCTGGATCACCGCCAACGTCAACTCGGTCGCGCAGTTTACGGATGCCGGCGCGAACGGTCTGTGGACCGGCATGCCCTACGACGAAGCGGATCAGCGCTGGGAAGAAGACATCTGGGCGGATGGCAGCGCGCAGAGCATTGCATCAGCCAGCGCGGTTGCCGGGGTCGCCTCCCAGCCACGCTTCATCATCGAGTGGGTGGCAACCGTGCAGCGGGATGAAAACCCGAATCTGCTCGGCAGCTCCTACACGGCGGTCTTCGACCGCATCGAGATTTTTCGCATCACGGCGCGCGGGGTCGGCGGCACGCCGAATGCCCGGGTCATGCTGCAGGGCACCTTTGGGATGATTTTCTAA
- the proB gene encoding glutamate 5-kinase — protein sequence MPTTTVTTVMWKSSMSSSDRTEASVRAVLGDAGTIVVKVGSALLNDPGAGLTRSLISTLSADISTLLAAGKKVLLVSSGAVAEGMSRLGWRTRPTSVHQLQAAAAVGQMGLVQAYERAFSEHGRHTAVVLLTHDDLADRQRYLNARTTLRTLLDLGVVPIINENDSVATDEIRFGDNDTLAALVTNLLQAELLVLLTDIGGLYEEDPRRRPDAPLVAFARATDPRLDSMVAEAGALGRGGMITKLRAARIAARSGANTVIAHGSAAGRLQSVLAGEAVGSLLCADVSPFDARKRWIAGQLKSKGQLTIDPGAVTALVQRRVSLLPVGVAGVEGEFSRGELVRCVDGAGKLIAQGLTNYSSAETRKMLGAASRDIVTRLGYSLEPEIIHRDNLVVLVDA from the coding sequence ATGCCGACGACGACAGTGACGACGGTGATGTGGAAGTCATCCATGTCGTCGAGTGACCGTACAGAAGCGTCCGTGCGGGCCGTTCTCGGCGATGCCGGGACCATCGTGGTCAAAGTCGGCAGTGCACTGCTCAACGATCCCGGAGCGGGCCTTACCCGTTCTCTGATCAGCACCCTGAGTGCAGATATCTCCACGCTGCTCGCTGCCGGTAAAAAGGTGCTTCTGGTCAGCTCAGGCGCTGTGGCGGAAGGCATGTCGCGCCTCGGCTGGCGCACCCGGCCGACCTCGGTGCACCAGTTGCAGGCGGCTGCCGCGGTCGGTCAGATGGGTCTTGTGCAGGCCTACGAACGGGCCTTCAGCGAACACGGGCGGCACACCGCCGTGGTGCTGCTCACCCATGATGATCTGGCGGATCGGCAGCGCTATCTGAATGCGCGCACCACCCTGAGAACGCTTCTCGACCTGGGTGTGGTGCCCATCATCAACGAAAATGATTCGGTCGCAACCGATGAGATCCGATTCGGCGACAACGACACCCTGGCCGCCCTGGTGACCAATCTGCTGCAGGCGGAGTTGCTGGTCCTGCTGACAGACATCGGCGGACTTTACGAGGAAGACCCCCGCAGACGTCCCGATGCGCCACTGGTCGCGTTTGCCCGGGCAACCGACCCGCGGCTGGATTCGATGGTGGCGGAAGCGGGCGCGCTGGGGCGCGGTGGCATGATCACCAAGCTGCGGGCAGCGCGGATTGCCGCACGCTCAGGGGCGAATACGGTGATTGCGCATGGCTCGGCGGCCGGCAGGTTGCAGAGTGTGCTGGCTGGTGAAGCCGTCGGGAGTCTGCTGTGTGCCGATGTGTCGCCTTTCGATGCGCGCAAACGCTGGATTGCCGGACAACTGAAGTCGAAAGGTCAGCTCACCATTGATCCGGGTGCCGTAACCGCCCTGGTGCAGCGGCGTGTCAGTCTGCTGCCGGTCGGGGTAGCCGGGGTGGAGGGGGAGTTTTCCCGGGGTGAACTGGTGCGCTGCGTGGACGGTGCGGGCAAGCTGATCGCCCAGGGCCTGACCAACTACTCGAGCGCGGAGACCCGTAAGATGCTGGGGGCGGCGAGCCGGGACATCGTTACCCGGCTGGGCTACAGCCTGGAACCGGAGATCATCCACCGGGACAATCTGGTGGTGCTGGTCGATGCCTGA